In the genome of Arachis stenosperma cultivar V10309 chromosome 6, arast.V10309.gnm1.PFL2, whole genome shotgun sequence, the window ttttttttaaaatttattttttatttaaaattaatttggcttattaacttaaacaaaattttttattaatcaaactcaaatttattttttttgttaatcttaaccatatgtatttctacatattaataataaattttaaaataaaataattatatttataaattttattttaatataaatactaatatatttttttattaaaattttttgcctCTTTATTTTTTCAAGTTCCGTCTGTACTCCTACGTactctcattttttattaaattaatttgtattgatgtaaaaaatttagaatcacaaggttattttagtcatttcatataatattttagtcttgtcTATGTGTATCCAAATATAATACTAGACATTACATTAGTGTCTTATCCATCGtatccaaacacaatacacaaaaaataatttttaatatcttcATCCTATTGTCTCCGTTTCAATGTCATGTTCTGTCCTATCTCtaaaaacaaacgcagccttaTATACAATCCTTCGCCCGCAATTGTGTTACAAGCACTATAGATCAGTGACAAATAATGAAGAGAATTAGAATTCAATTCAATAGATTAATATGGTGTttcattatttaaatttaacaaataataGGGTGTAATAAAAATGATTTCGTCTTATTCCAACCGAACCTCTTTGTTGCGCCTCCTACTATGATATATGAATGGGATATAACCCGATTATGATATAGAATTGACTAATTATATGATTCTTAGTTTCTcggataattaaaataaaaaagataggCGCACCGGCACACGCCGGGGTACACACAAACATTTTATAATTACCATCACTCGTTCCATATCATTAAAACGTCCCAATATTAACAGGAATTCAAATTCATACCACTACATCATGCAATATTTCTTTAGCTTTGAAATATGCAACAGTAATGTGGTGAAAAAACTGTCAAAAAATCATAATGACCTTTAATCGAATGATTTGAAAGTTCACGCTATTAAACTCCTAACAAATGGTATAAAGCACTTCATCAGTTGCAAATTTGTGACTTACTCAGGATCCTTGCAGAAAAACAGTAACTCCGTAAAAAATTAGTCATCTCTACCAAGGCCATGAAAGCTGAAAAATCTGAAATCTGAAATCACAATTCAAAACCTCACAGATAATACTTTCTTTGAAAGAAAAATTGGCTGAAACATTCCTTCGAGTAACATCCAACATTATGTTCCTCTAAATTTTACCGACATACTTGTACAAAACTGAATCCAGGCAAAAAGGTGACTTTTGACCTTTCAAGAAGACTCTGTTTCTGTGCTACCATTGTTTTCTTTAAGAGCCTCAAAATTTTCACTTGCGACTTGCTCCACTTGCTGAGCTTGCTCAGGCTTTGCAGGTCCCGGACCAGCTGATACCTTCACCATTGATGGTCGCAAAAGTCGGTCACCAAGTTTAAAACCTTTCCTAAATTCTTGGATTATGATGTCATCCTCAAACTCAGTTGAATCCTCGCGCATAATTGCTTCATGTAGCTTTTACAAGTAAATTGCAAATTATAATTTATCAGAAAAATTTATCATGAATATCAATCAGTCTTTCATACCTCTGAAGATCACTACATGAAATATTCAAAGAGACTAACGCATTGCGTTTCATTCAATGAAGTGGCTGATGCAAGCGATTTCAAAGTTCTATAATCTTACAGCAGCCAGCTAAAAATAGTTCTCTAAAAATATGTGTTGAGATTCACATACATAATTTGCTACAATGCTCTCCTTTTTTGGCAATTTTGTCATACAGATTCAGACTCACCAAGTTGGCTCAAAATAATCAAGAATTGCCGAGTTAAAAACGAATCCAGGTCTTCATGAAACCTGAATAAGCTTGATTAAGTGTTTGAAAAAGTTGATTGAATTTCGAGCCAACTGGTTTCCGTGCCTGCATCAATCATGTATGACATCATTATGCCAAAATGCAGAAGAAAGGATAGGGCCAACAATATACTTCTAAAAACATTGAGATAATTTTCATATAAGGAGAAAAGGACTTCAAAATCTCAGTGATAATCCAAGGAAGACAAATCATATTGAACAATGGAATCGGAAGGAAATAATTCCATCACTAACCATTCCATCCTACTAAAATTTAAGCAATTCAAACAATGGAAGCTATTAAAATACCTTGGACTCCATTTTCATCTCAAACCAACAAACCAGACAGAATAAGAGCAAAGTGTTCCCAAATGAAATTGACAATTACACTGGCAAGTGTATGGGTATTTTTTACTAAACTACTAACACAACTTAAATAAATACTAACTGTTTTAAAACTATCCTACTATTAAAaatctaaagaaaaaaaaaagagggtgGGAGGGGTTCTATTTTTGGACAAAACATTATCAGCTACATGATAATAAGAGTTTCTTCTCAATTTAAAAGTCAAATTTGTTTGATATCctggaaataaaaataaaataaaataaaataaactgaTTACCAACTTACCAATGGATCAAAGGGTTTTCCAACTGTCTTAACTGGTTCAACTCCAAGTGCAGTAAGAATTTCCATGAACTGTTTATATATGCTCTGATAGCTGTTGTTTATTTTCTCCTCTCCTTCTGTCTCCACCTTGATTTGAGTTTTTGCTCTCTCAAAATTATCCAATACAGGCAACAAGCTCTCCATAACTTCCCCCTGTGCATTAGTGACCAGAGAAAGGCGATCTCTCTCGGTTCTCTTCCAGAAATTGTCAAAGTCTGCACTAATCCTTAGAATCCTATCCTTCTCTATTGATAACTCTGCAGATATCGAAGCTATTTTCCTTTCAAGACCTATTTTCTCATCTTCAATGGACTTCAAATATGATTCCAGCTCAGCAACTATGGCTTCATTATTATTAGCTACCACTTCTTTGTAAGTTTGCAGTAACTCTTGCAAGGGTGAAGATTCCTCACTTTCATCAGCCTCGCTAACCTCATTATGGCCAGCACTGTCCTCTACATCAACAGCACCATCCTGTTACAAGAGTTCACCAGAAAATTGAGCTAGAACATGGAAAATCAACTAATCCTAAAAACTCTTGACTCATCATTTTCTTTATCCGAGATAGTCAAAGTTGCAAATATCAAAGATAGGTATGCATTGTGTGTGATTCTTAGATAAGCTTCTTAAAAGAACAAAACcagaatatttttgttttcctttttcaaaataatctaTCCAACCACAATCTAAAGTTCATAATTTCAGAGTCACAGTTTGCCCAAAATAAATTTGTATTCTGGAACTGTCCAAAATTATAGCTTTCCTCAGGTATCATAAACAATTAATATAAAACTATCATATATTATCAATATACCATTGAATATCGCCTCAATTTTATATAGCATCACAAAATTGCAAAGTATGATACACACTACTTCAAAGTAAGTCAACATAAAAGTCTCTCATTCCAGTACAGTCCTTCTCAAACCAAGAAATTTTGCAATCAGAAATTCAACTGGGTTCCAGTTTCACCCAACCACACAAAATTTGaaaggaaacaaaaaaaaaagaacttaaATTTAATTCCAAATTGAAACTCACCTCAAGCTGAACCTCAGGCTCTTGAACTTGAGGCGAGGCCTCGGTGTCTCCTTTGAAAGCGGAAGGGGCGAACTTCGTGAAGCGCAGGGAAGGAATTGAAGGGAACCGCAAAGTGGTGAGGGGCAAAGTGGTCCTTCTGCGGGTAGCAGTTTGTCTGAAAGAGGGAAAGGCAACGCATGAGGGCTTGGTGGCGGCGGCGgcagaagaggaggaggagcgCGGCGGCAGGATAGGTGGCCGGAGAATGGGGGTTCTAAAGACAGTGGCCATTTTGGAGAGGAAAATGAAGATTGAAGAGAGGAAGATAAGGGGAGGGAAGTGAGAAGTGGAACTGTGGAAGGGGAAGTGTTAGCTGTCAGGTGGCGAGTGGAACTGCGGAAGGGCAAGTTTATGGTCAAATCGAAACTCAATCAAGGATTGTTCAATGCTTAAAAATAACATACAAGATAACACAAGCAAAGAGATTAAAGAATTGACCAAGACTTTAAGGAGACTCTTGAGGAAATTTCCAGAACCCTTAAGCAAACAAGATTCTTTTTGACACAGAATTCCGTCAATTAGAATCTTGTTGCACCAAGTAAAACAATATCATTTAATAAAATAGGTTTAGGAAAAATCCGGCAGCATTTCAGTAGTAAATTGGCCTATTTCCCAATTTCAATcaatcaatttaaatttcctATGAATGCATTAAGACTTAAATACACAAAAATCATATATGGCTTCATAGGAAATCAGAAAGTGAGCCAAAATACAGCAAGAACAAAGAATACAGCACCAAAACACTGAACTATTTAACAAGCAGGCAAGCTGAATTCAAACATTCAAGTGCAAAATTGAAAGAAAACTTCAGCGGCAATCAATCTTGAAGCAAGAACAGACTGGAAAATTGAAatggagcaatggacaatttaattcaaattcaaGAAAAGCAGCATCACTCCAACAGCCATGAACCAGTCAATAAGTAAGCAATCTGAATTCAAACACTTACACATAAATGAATCTAACGACTAGGTTCAAATTGGAACAAAAATAGTAGTAGTGACAACCTAGACTCAGAAATTACTCAAAGTTATCATTACTGCACAAACAGTTCAGAATTTGTTCACTCCAGCAAAAGCCTTCAACAAGAATAAGGCAGTAATACAACTATGCAGCAGCATCAAACAAGCCAGTTTAGCACAAAAGTAAATCAATGAAACAGCAACATAGCATCAATAACAATTTAAACCAAACCAACAGCATCAAGCAGCATTCTTTCTTTGAACAATGAACAAAAGTAATGGCCTAAAAGAAACAACAATATGCTAGCAACAGCAGCATTCTTTTTGTTGGACAATTAACAGAAAAATAATGGCCTAAAAACACAGCACCAAACAGCAACAAGGAACAATCCAGCAGCATTCCTTCATTGAATTCAGCAATCAATTACAAgtaataaaaattcaaacaattaCACATTGCTCAATCCAAGAATGAAGTTCAATTTGAAATAAGGACTCAGCAGCAATGAGCAAATAATGGCCCAAGATACAGCCTCAAAACAGCAATAATGAACAATCCAGCAGCAATAACAACTCAAATTCAGAAATTTATCAAAATCATCATCACTGCAACAGCCATATCTAGGAATTGTTTGTTTCAAAACCAGCCACCAACAAGAAAAAGCAACAATTAACAACCAGGCAGCATTCTGCTCCTTGAATTTAACAACCAATCACAAGTATTCAACATGAATTCAGACAATTAAGCATCCTGAATCAAGTGATTGAGTTCAAATTGGAACAAAACAGCAGAAAAAACAACTTAAATTCATACATTAAGCAAAATTGTCATCATTGCAAACACGATCCAGAATTTGTATATTCCAAAGAACAGCCAGCAGCATCAACAAATCAATTAAGCACAGGGGCAAATCACCAGCACAAACAAAGAAGAATTAACCATTCCCAAACAGCAGCAGTAAACAAAACAAGACCTAAATTCACTATCCACGCCAGATTCTCTAACAACCTAATCAACTAACATGCATTTCTAACTAACttaatcaacaaaaattaaactaagctAACAGAAAACAGAAAAGGGAATAGAAAACAGAATAGAGAATGGAACCTGGAAAGGCAGAAACAGAACAGAACAGAGCAGAAGGGAAAGGGATATAGGGGTTGCAGCAGCGGTGGACGTCGGACGTATGGTAGCCGGTGACAGGAAGCTCGCTGCAAGGGATGGAGAACAGGGGAAAGAGAGGCGCGGCGGAAGCAGGGCAGCGGCGATTAGGGTTGCTGGCGGCGCTGCGGTCCTGGGCTCGcggagaaaggagaagaaggtTGGTGGTTTTGGTTCGGTTCTGCGCTGGAGGAGGGGACAGGGTCGCACAGAGGGGCTGGAGCTTCTGTTCTGTTCAGTGAGAGAGCTGAGGCAGAACAGGGATGGACGGCTGGGCTTCAACGGCGGCACTGGCGCGAGCGGTGGTTGGCGGAGGTGAGGCGTCGAAAGGGAGAAGACgaagaaagagagaaggaagaagagaagaggtgAGGGGCGGCGCTCGGTGGTCACCGACGGTGGTTACGCGGAGGTCGGATGGCAACGCCGGCACTGAGGGGCGCGGCGTCTGTTCAGTGGCAGAGGAGAGGAGAGTTGGGCAAGGGGAAAGAGAAGAGAtgagggaagagaaagaagaaaagggaaAAAGGGGCGGCGGTTGGTTCGTTGGTGGGTAATGGTGGTGGTGGGAACTGAAGCGCGAAGGTTCTTAGAGCTCGCACCTAGGGGGTTGTGCGGACGAACTTAACGTGGGGGTGCTCCCAACAGAGGAGGGTAAGGCAAGCGAGTGCGTATGTAAAATTGGTGAAAAATTTGATACGACGCGTACACGTGTACGCATGACAGGCATGTTTTAGAAGAAGTATGTATATTCATTATTCACTGGGTGTGCAAGCGTTCTAGacagttaattaattaaaaattttaaacatgTAATTCAAGtcaaaaatacaatttaaacaaaaatttattaaaacaagcatatttacaaacaaaaataaacaaccaattaaaaacaaattattcatatatttacATATTAACAATAGCCAACAAAAAGGAGGAAGAATAATTATAACAGTTCTACTAAAAGTAcactactctctctctctctctctctcccgtTAAGGTAAACTCTAAAACTTCTTTTGAGtgccgccgccgccgccgcctCAATCTGGGCTGCGGTGGCCCTCCGATACTCCTATCTTCTCCTACCTCTTCTCCTTTGCTCCTATTTTCTTAACTTTTCTCCCTTTTCGTCTCCTCCGCCTCcccttcttcctcctcctttctccttctcctctgATTCTGTTCTCCATTCACCTCCACCCATTCTGCTCCGTCACCTCTTCAACTTctcctctcttttctctttgccTTCCTAGTTCTTGctttaatttctgttttctgtttttcttttagAGATCTAGATTTGAGATCCAGATCTAGATCTAAAATAATTTCCTTCGGACCTGAGCTTAGCTCTGTGTTCCTGTTTGTATAACCCATCTGTGGGTTTTCCCCCTTGTTTGTGGTGGCGTTTTAGTTCCTGTTATGGTTGCTGGTGGTGTTCTGATGATACAGATCTTTTCAGATCTTGAAGGAAAACTCGATGAAGAAATGGTTTAGTTTACAGAAAAACTTtcagattaaaaaaatattcagatttatatggagaagaagaagatgtaTCTTATTGGCTTGCAGCACATATGTGTAGATTTAGAAACAAAAGAGATTCTGTTTGATCTCTGTTTCttctttttaagatttttaGGAATCGAATGTTGGGCTTGCTATCAGATTTTAGTTCAATACATAAGATATCTGTCTTCTTGTTATCTATGTAGAATTGatatttctttgaaatttgTAAGTGCCGTTTGGCTTTCTTATAATTGAGAAACGTTTCTTtctgtcaaaaaaaaaaacaatagcCAACAAtgtaacaccattgcaaatctccagcaacgacgccaaaaacttgatggaaggccatgataaaccccatttttagggtttatcttgtattgaatttagagtattttgataaccttttctcgcatttaacctatgaattggcatggttttgtaatatctcccgtatttgtgcttaagtgtaaaaacatgcttcttaagccttattttgatgaattctagttcctctttgattccataagatgccttgatatgtttgctagtaatctcaggttgaaataggctagtcatggatcaagggagcaggaaagaaagcatgcaagtggagggAAGCACAAAAACCAAAGAAATTGATCTCgaccaagcacgcgcacgcgcacaaggcgctcgcgcgcacattgcagaatcggccagggacgcgcacgcgtcgatgatagcacatgacttcattaatgcaacacgtgcctggcgatttgagagggtttctgaacccattttgggCGCCAATTGCTAggagaaaggaataaaaggatgaaggattaaagGGAAGGCATCATCTAAGTCTAGCATATAGTatacttaggattagtttagaattttagagagaagctctcacttctctctaggattaggattagggtttgattaatctcttcttagatctaggtttaattcttgCCTCAATTTACTTCTCTTTCatcaagtcttaatcttctcctcttccctTTCTAGTTATGcactttaataattgtaattcttcattttgtttggatagattgttgttcattgttttctttcaataatgcaatttgaggtaattcatgataattgtgatttccttgaattgttgttgttaattctttgcaataattgttgctagatttcattcttgttgttgatttgctatgctttccttttatgccttccaagtgtttgatgaaatgcttggttggattttagtgtaggttttgctcctcttggcttaggtagagtaattagtgacacttgcgttatctaattcctttgttgattgataattagaagttgctaattgatttgaatgcctctaaagctagttaTTCCTCTAGGAGTTAATTAGGACTAGAGGAATCAacttgattcatccacttgacttacctccatggttagaggttaactaagtgggagcaatgaacaattctcatcataattgaggaggataactaggataggacttctagttctcatatcttgccgagagccttttatagttgttagtttattttcattgccatttacttttcatgcttcttatccaaaacatcaaaatggcgccgttgccggggaattgcaatggtgttatgttattggttttgtatatatgtgaatagtgtgaatatgtttgcttttgttagctcttactagttttaggatttaattatcttgcttcttctttgattttgttttcattttcctcttgctatcatgaattctcaccttggctatgagtttggttatcaacatgttgtaggaaatgaggactataatgaagatgtgcatcaagaatgggacaatcaaaggtgggaggaaccatatgcatatgatcaatcttcatggcaacaacctccaccaatgcactatgaacaAGCGCCATTCTATGATATCAatcaatggctatggtgaatcaccttgtgactttcaagaacacCACCATATGtctatgaaccatatcctcaacataactcaaccatactcacaagcctattttcaccaaacacTTCCATATGAACCCAATCCATATTCACCACACCATCCaacttttgaaccatatgagccattcACGGGACTACAATTCCAAGATCActactaccaagaaccacctcgaTGCACACCACCTCCCCAAtttcaccaagaagaaccacttTCCTACCATAAACCATCTTCCCAAAATAATGACCCCTCCTActcaccccaagccccaatagacgatcctctcactttgttactccaaggacaagaagccatgaagcgggatacacttgagtttgtgaccaatttgaccaaggtggtgcacactttagcccaccaatgtttgaataCTCAAGGTATCTCCATGACgacatgtgaaaagtcaaaagaagagcaaagtatgaaggagaaattggacaATTCGGTAGAGAAGGAGAAACCAAGTTTCGCATTGGAACAATTGGgagagcctatgatc includes:
- the LOC130936116 gene encoding uncharacterized protein LOC130936116 isoform X1 codes for the protein MATVFRTPILRPPILPPRSSSSSAAAATKPSCVAFPSFRQTATRRRTTLPLTTLRFPSIPSLRFTKFAPSAFKGDTEASPQVQEPEVQLEDGAVDVEDSAGHNEVSEADESEESSPLQELLQTYKEVVANNNEAIVAELESYLKSIEDEKIGLERKIASISAELSIEKDRILRISADFDNFWKRTERDRLSLVTNAQGEVMESLLPVLDNFERAKTQIKVETEGEEKINNSYQSIYKQFMEILTALGVEPVKTVGKPFDPLLHEAIMREDSTEFEDDIIIQEFRKGFKLGDRLLRPSMVKVSAGPGPAKPEQAQQVEQVASENFEALKENNGSTETESS
- the LOC130936116 gene encoding uncharacterized protein LOC130936116 isoform X2; its protein translation is MATVFRTPILRPPILPPRSSSSSAAAATKPSCVAFPSFRQTATRRRTTLPLTTLRFPSIPSLRFTKFAPSAFKGDTEASPQVQEPEVQLEDGAVDVEDSAGHNEVSEADESEESSPLQELLQTYKEVVANNNEAIVAELESYLKSIEDEKIGLERKIASISAELSIEKDRILRISADFDNFWKRTERDRLSLVTNAQGEVMESLLPVLDNFERAKTQIKVETEGEEKINNSYQSIYKQFMEILTALGVEPVKTVGKPFDPLARKPVGSKFNQLFQTLNQAYSGFMKTWIRF